The Deinococcus sp. YIM 134068 genomic interval CGGCTTGAACGTGCCGTCGTACCGCACGGCCATCGCCCACGGGATGTTCGCCGCTCCGGGGATGTGGCCCCCCCGCAACACGCCCTCCTGCGGGTACTCGGGCATGTGCGTCACCCGCCCCGCATACTCGTCCGGGCTGCGAACGTCCACCATCGCCCCGGCCCCCTCCCGGACGACCGGGATGTGCTCCCGCACCTCGTCCCGGTAGGCGCGTAGCCGCTCGTCGCGCCGCCCCACCGGGTAGGGGGTCGTCACCACCTCCGGGACGAGGGGGGTGAAGTCGAAGCCGTCGGCGATGAGCTTTTGCCGCCCCCCGTTCACGAGCCTGACGTGTTCGTGCCCGTTGTACTTGAGAAACCAGTAGGCGTACGTCGCCCACCAGTTGCTCTTGTCGCCGTACAGGACCACGGTGGTCTGCGGCGTGATGCCCAGCCGGCCCATCAGGGCCGCGAAGGCTTCCGGCGAGAGGAAGTCCCGCACCACCGGGTCCCACAGGTCACGGCGGCTGTCGAGCTGGAGGGCACCCGGCACATGCCCGCCGCCATACAGCTCCAGGTCCTCGCTCGCCTCCAGCACCCGGATGTTCGGGTCCGTCCCATGCCGGGCAAGCCACGCGGTGTCCACCAGGACATCCTGCGCGTACCTCTGGGTTGGGCGGCTATGGCGTGTCATGTGATTCCTCTCCGTCAGGGGTACTGACGTGCCGAGGCTACCGTGCGGCCCTCCCCGGCTCAAGAAAGCAAGGGGCGGGGCAGTTATCGAACTTTCGAATAACAGGGGCGGGGGGCGGGGTAGGCTGCGGTATGCGGCTCAGCCCGGACCTGCTCGTCACGTTCAGCGTCGTCGCGGAGTACGGCAACATCAGCCGGGCGGCGGAGGCCCTCCGGCTCAGCCAGCCCGCCGTGAGCGGCCAGCTCAAGACCTTGCAGGACGTGGTGGGCGAGCGCCTGTACGTCCGCACCGCGTACGGCATCACCCTCACCGGGGCGGGGCAGGACCTGCTGGGGTACGCCCGGTTGATCGCCTCCACCCTGTCGGGGGCCGCCGAGCACCTGGAGGCGCGGCGTCACCGGGCGCGGCCCCTGCGGCTGGGGCTGTCGTGGACGCTCGGCACGTTCGCGGTCGGCGTGGTGAGGGGCGCACACGAGGCCGGGCACGAGGTGCGGGTAACGAGCGGGCACTCCGCCGCGCTGCTGGAGACCGTGACGGACGGCGTTCTCGACGCGGCGCTGATCGTCCGGCCACCGGGACCGCTGCCGCCCGGAGTGGACGCCCACCGCTTCAGCGCGGAGGACCTGTGCCTGCTCGTCCCCGCCGGGCACCCGCTGGAGGCGCTCGGGTCCACGCCGCTGCTGGCCGCCGCCGGGGACGTATTTCTGTGGCCGCTGGTGGGGTCGACGGTCGCGCGGCACGCCGAGCGGCTGCTGGGGGAGGCGACGGTGAATCCCGAGGTGCAGTTCGAGTTGGGAAGTCTCACCGCCGTACGTGAGGCGTTGGTGCGGGGGATCGGGGTGACGATCCTGCCGCCGAGTGTGGCCGGGCCGGAGATCGACGCGGGGCGGGTGAGTCCGGTGCTGATCGAGGCACCGAACGTCACATTGGAGTACGTGGTGGTGACGCCCAGCGACGTGCTGGCGCGGTCGGAGTCGCGGCAGTTGCTGGACCTCGTGGTGCGCTCACGGGGAGGGGTCCGGCAGCCACCCGTCTGAAGCCACTTCGGCCTCCTCTGACTTTCCCCGGCGTGCGGTCGGGGACTCCGCCATCCATCCATCGGCGTCCGTGAGCCTGTCTTCGACCATGACACCTGTCAGCAGGTTCCACAGGGGTTCCGGCAGCGTCACGCGTTCAGGGGCGAGGGGCAGAAGCACAAGTCCCGCGTCCTCCTGTGTTCGTTCAGAGGCTCACCACATCCCATCCTGCGGACGGCTGAGAGCTGAGGGCTGACCGCTCCCCCGCCACCGCAGCAGCCGCAGCGCGTTCGCCGTCACGAGCGCCGTCGCCCCCGTGTCCGCCAGAATCGCCATCCACAGGTTGGTCACGCCGAGGAGCGTGGTGACGAGGAAAATGGCCTTGAGGCCGAGCGCGAAGGCGATGTTCTGCCGGATGTTGCCCAGGGCGGCGCGGGACAGGGCCACGAGGTCGGCCACGCCCGTCACCCGCCCGTGGAGCAGGGCCGCGTCGGCGGTCTCCAGCGCCACGTCGGTGCCCCCGCCCATCGCCACGCCCACGTCGGCGGCGGCGAGGGCGGGCGCGTCGTTGATGCCGTCGCCGATCATGGCGACCCCGCCCCCCCCCGCCTGAAACTCCCGCACAAGGCGCAGCTTGTCCTCCGGCAGCAGCTCCGCCCGGACCTCCAGCCCGAGGGGCGCGGCGACCGCGTGCGCCGTGCGGGCGTTGTCCCCGGTGAGCATCACGGGCCGTAGCCCCAGCGCCCGCAGCCGCGCGACGGCCTCCCCGGCGTCCGCCCGCGCCTCGTCCCGCAGGGCGACTAGCGCGAGGGCACCGTCGGGCCGGGGTTCGGCGAGGACGACGACCGTGTGCCCCACCCTCTCCAACGCCTGAGCCTCCACCTGTCCCCCGTGGGTCAGCCACCCCTCCCCGACCGCGAACCGGGGGGAGACGACGTGCAGCGTCCGCCCCTCCACAGCCGCGCTCACGCCGCGCCCCGCCTGTGCTTTCCCGTCCCGCGCCGCCGGGATGCTCAGCCCCAGCTCCTCCGCCCGCCGGACGACCGCCCGCGCGAGGGGATGGTCGCTGCCCGCCTCCACCGCCGCCGCGAGTCGCAGAACATCCGTCTCGTTCAACCCGGCCCCATCCCTCCTGGCAAGGGGCCGCACCGCCGTCACCCCCGGTGCCCCGACCGTCAGGGTGCCCGTCTTGTCGAAGGCGACGGTCCGCACGCGGGCGAGCGTCTCCAGCGCCGCGCCCCCCTTCACGAGCAGGCCGCGCCGGGTGCCCGCCGCCACCGCACTGGTGATCGCGGCGGGCACCGACAGCACGAGCGCACACGGGCAGCCGATGAGCAGCAGCGCCAGCCCCCGGTACAGCCACGCGCTCCACTCGGCCCCGGTCAGCAGCGGCGGCAGCACGGCCACGGCGGCGCTCACCGCGACCACGCCGGGCGTATAGACGCGGCTGAAGCGGTCGATCAGGCGGGCCGTGGGGGCGCGGCTCCCCTCCGCCTCCTCCACGAGCCGGATGATGCGGGCGATGGTGTTGTCCTTTGCGCCACGCGTGACGCGCACCTCCAGCACCCCGCCACCGTTCACGCTCCCCGCGTAGACGGCCTCGCCCGGCCCGCGCGAGACGGGCATGCTCTCGCCCGTCACCGGGCTGTCGTCCAGCGCCGAGGTCCCCGTCTCGATCACCCCGTCGGCGGGCACCCGCGCGCCGGGCCGCACCTGCACGAGCTGGCCGGGCCGCAGCGTGTCGGCCCCGACCTCGCGCACCCCTCCCCCCGCCCCCACGAGCAGGGCGGTGCGCGGTGTCAGCGCCCCCAGCGCCCGGATGCCCGCGCGGGTGTGTCCGGCGGCCACCCCCTCCAGCAGCTCGCCCACCGCGAAGAAGAAGACCACCACCGCCCCCTCCGCCGCCTCGCCGATCAGGAGCGCCCCCAGCGCCGCGAGCGTCACGAGCGTGTTGATGGAGAACGGCTCGCCCAGCCGCGCCGACGCCAGCGCCCGCCGTGCCAGCGGCCACACCCCCACCAGCGTCGCCGCCACGTAGCCCCAGACCGCCACCGCCGGGAACGCCCACGACAGCCCCCACGCCACGGCGAGGAGCGCCCCGGTCAGGAGCACGAGCCGTCCCTGTGCGCCCGCGTACCACGGCCTGTCGTCCGTCTGCGAGTGGTCGTGCCCGTGAGCGTGAGGCTCCGCGTCCTCGCTGGCCTCCGCCCCCACCGCCCCCACCTCGTTCAGCTCCCGTAGCGTGTACCCCAGCGCCCGCAGGTGGCCCTCCAGCACCCCACGCGGCGTCTGCGTCTCGTCCAGTTGCAGGCTCAGCGTCTGGGTGCCGAAGCTCGACCGCACCTCCCGCGCGCCGGGCAGCCGCGTCACCGCCCGCTCGACCTTTCCCACACACGACGCGCAGTCCATCCCGTCCACGTGGTAACGCAATTCGGGCAGGCCGTCGGCGGGCAGGGGAGGGGAGGCGGAGTGGGACATGCCTCCACTATATCTGAGTAAGTGCTCAGGTGTTGAGGAGTCGCCAGCGTCTCCCACCCACGATCCACAGCTCACTCTCCACGCCCTCAATCTGGAAGATGCCCGCTTACAGCCGCGTTTCCGGCCTCCCCCCTAGACGAGTGCGTGAAGTTTTTCTCCACGATTTGTGGGGGCGTGTAAAGGATTTCACGCAGTTTTCGCGCCCTGAAGCCGCTAACCTCGGGAGGCCCCGAGGGACAGATGACCCTGCGGCTCCGGCGATTGGCGGGCAACGTCACTGAAGTTGTTCTGCTGCCGTGAGAATTTCAAGGCCGTGTTCCGTGGTGCGAGAACATCGCCACCACCTCTGGCCCAAAACTTTGGCTCACAACACATCTCTTTTTTCCAGGGAGGAACCGACTCTTGAAAAACGTCCATTTGGAGGAGCACACGCAAGCGGCATTGATCGTCGTGGCTCACCTGCGCTGGGATTTCGTGTTTCAGCGGCCCCAGCATCTGATGACCCGCGCGGCCCGGTCCCGCCGGGTCTTCTACGTGGAGGAGCCGATCTTCGGCGAGGCTCCGGACCACCTCGTGACGCGGCAGGACCCCAGTGGCGTCGTGGTGGTCACGCCCCACATCGAGATCGGCCACAGCCCCGCACAGTCGCAGACGCGCACGGCCCGGCTCCTCGCGGAGTTCGTGGAGGACGAGGGGCTGGAGGTGTACGACCTGTGGGTGTACACCCCGATGGAGCTGCCCATCACCGCCGGGCTGCGTCCGCGCGTCACCGTATACGACTGCATGGACGAACTCGCCAACTTCAAGGGGGCGTCTCCCGAGCTGCGCGCCCGCGAGGCCCAGCTCTTCGCGCAGGCCGACCTCGTGTTCACGGGCGGGCACCGCCTGTACGAGGCCAAGTGCAAGCAGCACGCGAGCGCCCACCCCTTCCCGTCGAGCGTGGACACGGCCCACTTCGCGCAGGCCCGCACCCGGCGGAGCACCGAGCAGGGGGACGCCGCCGATCAGCGTGACGTGCCGCGCCCCCGCCTGGGCTTCTACGGCGTGATCGACGAGCGGTTCGACATCGCGCTCGTCGGCGAACTCGCCCGCCGCCGCCCGGAGTGGCAGTTCGTCCTGCTCGGCCCGGTGGTGAAGATCGATCCCGCCGACCTTCCGCGCGGCCAGAACCTGCACTATCTGGGCATGAAGAGCTATACCGAGTTGCCGACCTACCTCGCGGGGTGGGACGTGGCGCTGCTGCCCTTCGCCCTGAACGAGGCGACCGAGTTCATCTCCCCGACGAAGACGCCCGAGTACCTCGCGGCGGGGGTGCCCGTGGTCTCCACCGGCATCCGCGACGTGATCCGGCCCTACGGCGAGCGCGACCTCGTGCGTGTGGCCGACGGGGTGGACGCCTTCGAGGCCGCCTGCGCCGCCGCCCTGGGCGAGGCGGGCACCCCCGCCGCCGGGGAGCGCCGCGAGCGGGCCGACCGCTACCTCTCCACCCTCTCCTGGGACCGCACCTGGGCAGAGATGAGCGCCCTGATCGAGTCCGCCGCCACGAGCCGCGTGGCCGTCGCGGGGGTGGCCGATGACTGAGCGTTCCTCCACCGGTTTCTCTTCCACCACCACACAGGGCTTCGACTACCTCATCGTGGGCGCGGGCTTCGCGGGCAGCGTCCTCGCCGAGCGTCTGGCGAACGACGGCAGGCGCGTCCTGATCGTGGACCGTCGCCCGCACATCGGCGGCAACGCCTACGATTGCTACGACGACGCGGGCCTCCTGATCCACCCCTACGGCCCGCACATCTTCCACACCAATTCGCGGGAGGTCATCGAGTACCTCTCGCGCTTCACGAAGTGGCGGCCCTACGAGCACCGCGTGCTGGCGAGCGTGGACGGGCAACTCCTCCCCATCCCGATCAACCTCGATACCGTGAACCGTCTGTACGGCCTGAACCTGACCTCCTTTCAGGTCGAGGAGTTCTTCGCCTCCGTGGCGGAGAAGGTGGAGCATGTCCGCACCTCCGAGGACGTGGTGGTGAGCAAGGTCGGGCGCGACCTGTACAACAAGTTCTTCCGGGGCTATACCCGCAAGCAGTGGGACCTCGACCCCAGCGACCTCGACGCCTCGGTGACGGCGCGGGTGCCGACGCGCACGAACCGCGACGACCGCTACTTTGCCGACACGTACCAGATGATGCCGCTGCACGGTTACACCCGGATGTTCGAGAACATGCTCGCGCACCCGAACATCAAGGTGATGCTGAACACCGACTACCGCGAGATCGAGAGCTTCATTCCCTACGGGCACATGATTTACACCGGGCCGGTGGACGCCTTTTTCGACTACCGGTTCGGCAAGCTGCCCTACCGCAGCCTGGAGTTCGTCCACGAGACGCACGCCCAGGAGCAGTTTCAGGCCGTCGGCACGGTCAACTACCCCAACGACTACGCCTACACCCGCATCAGCGAGTTCAAGCACATCACCGGGCAGCAGCACCGCCACACCAGCGTCGTGTACGAGCTGCCCCGCGCCGAGGGCGATCCGTACTACCCGGTGCCCCGTCCCGAGAACGCCGAGCTGTACAAACGGTATGCCGCCCTCGCCGAGGGTCGCCCCGATGTGACCTTCGTGGGCCGCCTCGCCACCTACCGCTACTACAACATGGATCAGGTGGTGGCGCAGGCGTTGACGACCTACAAGAAGCTCACGGCGTCCACGCCCGAGCCGCAACCGGTGGGCTGAGGCATCAGCGCCAGAACTCGCCCGGTGAGCAGGTCTGCCGGGCGAGTCGCTTTTGGTGGTAGAGTGGTGGGGTGAGCCTCTGACCGTGAGTGACGAGGAAGACAGGAAACGAGAGTTCGTGGCTTTCCCCCGTCCCGCCTCTTCTCCTACAACCACTCCGAATCCTGCTGGCGGCTGAGAGCTGACCGCTGACCGCTCCTCTCCAACCGCCCCTCAGTTGAACATCCGCCGCAGGTCCGCCGTGTACCGCGCCAGCTCGTGCGGCGGCGCGAAGGTCTCGGCGGCCCTCAGCCTCAGCTCCAGCACCTCCGGCTCGTGGGGGTCCACCCGCAGGTACTGGTTGGCGAGGAGCACCACCCGCCGGTGGTCGCCCTCGGCCCCGGCGTTAGCGATCTGGCGGCGCAGCTCCAGCGTCAGGGCCAGCAGCGCCTCGTCGCGGACTCCCTGCGCCCACTCGCTGTCCTCCAGGTCAGGGAGGAACGGCCCCCGGTAGAGCGCCAGCGCGCGGGCCATCTCACCGCGCACCAGGGCCTCCTTCAGGTGGTGCAGGTCGAGGTCCACATGGACCTCCCGCCCCAGGGCGTAACGTGGTGCCTGATGCGGCCCCTCGAAGCGGATGATCTGCGGCCCCAGGCGGTCGCGCAGCTCCTTGAGGCACTGGCGCATGTACGCCGCCCCGCTCTTCGCGTCCTTTTCCGGGAAGAGGTCGAGCTGCATCTCGGCCCGCGTGCGCCCCGGCCTCAGGGCGATGGACACGAGGACGGCCACCGTGCCCCCGTAGGTGAAGCGCACCTCCTCGCCGTCCTTGTGGACCGTCTCCCGCCCCAGCGTCTGCACCTGCACCGCGATGGCCCCGTCCTCCGGCAGCGTCGGTGCCCCCGCGAGGTGCGCGAGACGGTCGAGCAGCGGCTCCATGTACGGCGCGAT includes:
- a CDS encoding LysR family transcriptional regulator: MRLSPDLLVTFSVVAEYGNISRAAEALRLSQPAVSGQLKTLQDVVGERLYVRTAYGITLTGAGQDLLGYARLIASTLSGAAEHLEARRHRARPLRLGLSWTLGTFAVGVVRGAHEAGHEVRVTSGHSAALLETVTDGVLDAALIVRPPGPLPPGVDAHRFSAEDLCLLVPAGHPLEALGSTPLLAAAGDVFLWPLVGSTVARHAERLLGEATVNPEVQFELGSLTAVREALVRGIGVTILPPSVAGPEIDAGRVSPVLIEAPNVTLEYVVVTPSDVLARSESRQLLDLVVRSRGGVRQPPV
- a CDS encoding glycosyltransferase; its protein translation is MTRAARSRRVFYVEEPIFGEAPDHLVTRQDPSGVVVVTPHIEIGHSPAQSQTRTARLLAEFVEDEGLEVYDLWVYTPMELPITAGLRPRVTVYDCMDELANFKGASPELRAREAQLFAQADLVFTGGHRLYEAKCKQHASAHPFPSSVDTAHFAQARTRRSTEQGDAADQRDVPRPRLGFYGVIDERFDIALVGELARRRPEWQFVLLGPVVKIDPADLPRGQNLHYLGMKSYTELPTYLAGWDVALLPFALNEATEFISPTKTPEYLAAGVPVVSTGIRDVIRPYGERDLVRVADGVDAFEAACAAALGEAGTPAAGERRERADRYLSTLSWDRTWAEMSALIESAATSRVAVAGVADD
- a CDS encoding sulfurtransferase; its protein translation is MTRHSRPTQRYAQDVLVDTAWLARHGTDPNIRVLEASEDLELYGGGHVPGALQLDSRRDLWDPVVRDFLSPEAFAALMGRLGITPQTTVVLYGDKSNWWATYAYWFLKYNGHEHVRLVNGGRQKLIADGFDFTPLVPEVVTTPYPVGRRDERLRAYRDEVREHIPVVREGAGAMVDVRSPDEYAGRVTHMPEYPQEGVLRGGHIPGAANIPWAMAVRYDGTFKPVEQLRRLYEEAGITPAKTVVTYCRIAERSSHTWFVLTELLGYPSVRNYDGSWTEWGNAVGVPIEKSGI
- a CDS encoding heavy metal translocating P-type ATPase — translated: MSHSASPPLPADGLPELRYHVDGMDCASCVGKVERAVTRLPGAREVRSSFGTQTLSLQLDETQTPRGVLEGHLRALGYTLRELNEVGAVGAEASEDAEPHAHGHDHSQTDDRPWYAGAQGRLVLLTGALLAVAWGLSWAFPAVAVWGYVAATLVGVWPLARRALASARLGEPFSINTLVTLAALGALLIGEAAEGAVVVFFFAVGELLEGVAAGHTRAGIRALGALTPRTALLVGAGGGVREVGADTLRPGQLVQVRPGARVPADGVIETGTSALDDSPVTGESMPVSRGPGEAVYAGSVNGGGVLEVRVTRGAKDNTIARIIRLVEEAEGSRAPTARLIDRFSRVYTPGVVAVSAAVAVLPPLLTGAEWSAWLYRGLALLLIGCPCALVLSVPAAITSAVAAGTRRGLLVKGGAALETLARVRTVAFDKTGTLTVGAPGVTAVRPLARRDGAGLNETDVLRLAAAVEAGSDHPLARAVVRRAEELGLSIPAARDGKAQAGRGVSAAVEGRTLHVVSPRFAVGEGWLTHGGQVEAQALERVGHTVVVLAEPRPDGALALVALRDEARADAGEAVARLRALGLRPVMLTGDNARTAHAVAAPLGLEVRAELLPEDKLRLVREFQAGGGGVAMIGDGINDAPALAAADVGVAMGGGTDVALETADAALLHGRVTGVADLVALSRAALGNIRQNIAFALGLKAIFLVTTLLGVTNLWMAILADTGATALVTANALRLLRWRGSGQPSALSRPQDGMW
- the glf gene encoding UDP-galactopyranose mutase, with the protein product MTERSSTGFSSTTTQGFDYLIVGAGFAGSVLAERLANDGRRVLIVDRRPHIGGNAYDCYDDAGLLIHPYGPHIFHTNSREVIEYLSRFTKWRPYEHRVLASVDGQLLPIPINLDTVNRLYGLNLTSFQVEEFFASVAEKVEHVRTSEDVVVSKVGRDLYNKFFRGYTRKQWDLDPSDLDASVTARVPTRTNRDDRYFADTYQMMPLHGYTRMFENMLAHPNIKVMLNTDYREIESFIPYGHMIYTGPVDAFFDYRFGKLPYRSLEFVHETHAQEQFQAVGTVNYPNDYAYTRISEFKHITGQQHRHTSVVYELPRAEGDPYYPVPRPENAELYKRYAALAEGRPDVTFVGRLATYRYYNMDQVVAQALTTYKKLTASTPEPQPVG